Proteins from one Acidobacteriota bacterium genomic window:
- a CDS encoding TonB-dependent receptor, with product MSKQCFWLAPFFLLLSFIPVFAQATDGAMNGKVLDEQGASIAGASVKLTNMETGYTSTVTSDANGLFRASYLPVGKYSITAEAAGFKTTSLEGIGIALNQIIDVTIRMQTGEVSEVVVVSSGDVLVETTTSTLGNTFESRKVVELPSLNNSQLELALLAPNITSQAGGTAGEGGSVGGNRPRNNSFTLDGVDNNDAILTGHVIDVIPEAVAEFTLLTNQYTAEFGHSSAGQFNTITKSGTNEFHGGASWFNINKNYNAVDHLTKEAIARGEIPDEKPRFDFNRVAGYLGGPIIKNKLFFFGAYQYDTTGTAGAPVSFLTPTQEGFAILGSLNGISANNLGILRQYTVPAGGASDAVTVLGRQIPVGTVNFLNANFEANHIFNVNVDQVLGNGDQLRYRYNYAKSTAPNNGDGNPVFNGSFSQLNQLASVSLIHSFTPTLINETRVSYRRKNNSFGIPDEFSNFPNFAFDDLGYTFGPQAESPQGEVTNTYQLVNNTTWIKGKHNFKFGAEYRNVISANNFLPRGRAEYDYATLEEFLRDLKPNGFNGGLRGVGTSSFAANRQSIYWFIQDDIKLTPTFTLNVGLRYEFYSVFRDEKLQALNAISNVPGVIEFGEPKSDKNNFAPRIGLAWAPDFKDGVGHVLFGNSGEGSLRAGFGMSYDLAYGNLGTLQLPPQFQQELSSAAGEGGPFGTATNFLANGGLGNTPIPPITPADARAATSSFISDRILPYTMTWSLSYQRQLHRDWSVELRYLGTRNVKQIAQIRLNGGFVPFGIAGFSLPTYLNASQVPDRNTLDNMPTLDDLFAFSFYGTGIGALGLPEFQQPTVTAFLPVGSSTYQAGSIDLSKRFSYGYTASAAYTYSKTIDLGTNDLFTSFINPRRAQDGFDVSKDRGPSALDRPHRFVASVIWELPFFRKNSNRLVRSLLGGFQANVIYTAESGQPFTALSATDSNLNVDTAGDRTVFNANGIPGTGSAVSAVTNSRGQIVGYLARNGNAQYIQAGRGVIATAGAGTLRAPGINNFDISVFKDFEIREGWRMQFRCEMFNAFNHEQLTVGGGSVFQLLTNATNLSYANAASPTFNDPRIFAGRPRVIQLGLKLIF from the coding sequence ATGTCAAAACAATGCTTCTGGCTGGCGCCGTTCTTTCTGTTGCTGTCATTCATTCCAGTGTTTGCACAGGCAACAGACGGTGCCATGAACGGAAAGGTATTGGACGAACAGGGGGCTTCGATTGCGGGGGCTTCGGTCAAGTTGACCAATATGGAGACCGGCTACACATCGACAGTTACCTCAGACGCCAATGGGCTGTTTCGCGCCAGCTACCTTCCAGTCGGAAAATACTCAATCACGGCTGAAGCCGCTGGATTCAAAACCACCTCACTCGAAGGAATCGGGATTGCATTGAACCAGATCATTGACGTCACCATCCGCATGCAAACCGGTGAAGTCAGCGAAGTTGTGGTCGTTTCAAGCGGTGATGTGCTGGTTGAAACCACGACCTCAACTCTGGGCAATACCTTTGAATCACGCAAAGTCGTGGAGCTGCCGAGCCTGAACAACTCTCAGCTCGAACTGGCATTGCTGGCACCAAACATCACCTCACAGGCTGGTGGTACCGCCGGTGAAGGTGGTTCGGTCGGTGGCAACCGTCCACGTAACAACAGCTTCACGCTGGATGGCGTGGACAACAACGACGCCATTTTGACGGGCCACGTCATTGACGTGATTCCAGAAGCCGTGGCGGAATTCACGCTGCTGACCAACCAGTACACGGCTGAATTTGGTCACTCATCAGCCGGCCAGTTCAACACCATCACCAAGTCTGGAACCAACGAGTTCCACGGTGGTGCAAGCTGGTTCAACATCAACAAGAACTACAATGCGGTTGACCACCTGACCAAAGAAGCCATTGCGCGTGGCGAAATCCCCGATGAAAAACCACGGTTTGATTTCAACCGCGTCGCGGGCTATTTGGGCGGACCAATCATCAAGAACAAATTGTTCTTCTTTGGCGCCTATCAGTATGACACCACCGGGACGGCGGGTGCGCCGGTGAGCTTCCTGACCCCAACCCAGGAAGGCTTTGCCATTTTGGGCAGCCTCAACGGCATCAGCGCCAACAACCTGGGCATTTTGCGCCAATACACGGTACCAGCCGGTGGTGCCTCAGACGCAGTGACCGTATTAGGCCGCCAGATTCCAGTTGGTACAGTCAACTTCCTCAACGCCAACTTCGAAGCCAACCACATCTTCAACGTCAACGTTGACCAGGTGTTGGGCAATGGCGATCAGCTCCGCTATCGCTACAACTATGCCAAGTCAACCGCGCCCAACAATGGTGACGGCAACCCGGTGTTCAACGGGTCATTTTCACAGTTGAACCAGTTGGCCTCGGTGTCATTGATCCACAGTTTCACACCGACCCTGATCAACGAAACCCGCGTTTCCTATCGTCGCAAAAACAACAGCTTTGGGATCCCGGATGAATTTTCCAATTTCCCGAACTTTGCGTTTGATGATTTAGGGTACACCTTCGGTCCACAGGCTGAATCACCACAGGGTGAAGTGACCAACACGTACCAGTTGGTGAACAACACCACCTGGATCAAAGGCAAACATAACTTCAAGTTTGGCGCCGAATACCGCAACGTGATTTCCGCCAATAACTTCCTGCCGCGTGGTCGCGCTGAATATGACTATGCGACCCTCGAAGAATTCCTCCGCGACCTTAAACCAAACGGCTTTAACGGCGGCTTGCGTGGCGTCGGCACGTCATCATTTGCCGCCAACCGTCAGTCAATCTACTGGTTTATCCAGGATGATATCAAACTGACCCCGACCTTCACCTTGAACGTCGGTCTGCGGTATGAATTTTACAGCGTGTTCCGCGATGAAAAATTGCAGGCCCTGAACGCGATTTCAAATGTGCCGGGCGTGATTGAATTTGGTGAACCAAAATCAGACAAGAACAACTTTGCCCCTCGTATCGGGTTGGCCTGGGCACCAGATTTCAAAGATGGTGTCGGTCATGTCCTGTTCGGCAACAGCGGCGAAGGCTCACTGCGCGCTGGTTTTGGCATGTCCTACGATCTGGCCTACGGCAACCTGGGCACGCTTCAGTTGCCACCTCAATTCCAGCAGGAATTGAGTTCCGCCGCCGGCGAAGGTGGTCCATTTGGAACCGCCACCAACTTCCTGGCTAACGGCGGTCTAGGCAATACCCCAATTCCACCCATCACCCCAGCGGATGCCCGGGCAGCAACCTCGTCGTTTATTAGTGATCGTATTTTGCCTTACACCATGACCTGGAGCTTGAGCTATCAGCGCCAGTTGCATCGTGATTGGAGCGTGGAACTCCGGTATTTAGGCACCCGCAATGTCAAGCAAATTGCCCAGATCCGGTTGAATGGCGGTTTTGTTCCATTTGGAATCGCTGGCTTCAGCCTCCCAACCTACCTGAATGCGTCCCAGGTACCGGATCGCAATACCCTGGACAACATGCCGACCCTGGATGACCTGTTTGCCTTTTCATTCTATGGTACCGGGATTGGAGCGTTGGGGTTGCCCGAATTTCAACAGCCAACAGTCACAGCATTTTTGCCTGTCGGCAGTTCAACTTATCAGGCTGGTTCAATTGATTTGTCCAAGCGCTTCTCCTATGGCTACACGGCTTCCGCCGCATACACCTATAGCAAGACGATTGACCTTGGCACCAACGATCTGTTTACCAGCTTCATCAACCCACGCCGTGCTCAGGATGGCTTTGATGTGAGCAAAGACCGTGGCCCATCAGCCCTGGATCGTCCACATCGTTTTGTGGCATCGGTGATTTGGGAATTGCCGTTCTTCCGCAAAAACTCAAACCGTCTGGTCCGTAGCCTGCTGGGCGGCTTCCAGGCCAACGTGATTTACACGGCTGAAAGTGGTCAGCCATTTACGGCGCTGAGCGCCACCGACAGCAACCTCAACGTTGACACGGCGGGTGACCGCACTGTGTTTAACGCCAATGGTATTCCGGGAACGGGCAGTGCTGTCAGCGCTGTGACCAACTCCCGTGGTCAAATCGTCGGCTACCTGGCTCGCAATGGCAACGCCCAGTACATCCAGGCGGGTCGTGGTGTGATTGCGACGGCTGGGGCGGGAACACTTCGCGCTCCGGGCATCAACAACTTTGACATTTCAGTGTTCAAGGATTTCGAAATCCGCGAAGGCTGGAGAATGCAGTTCCGTTGCGAAATGTTCAACGCATTCAATCATGAACAGTTGACCGTCGGTGGTGGCAGCGTGTTCCAGTTGCTGACCAACGCGACCAATCTGTCTTATGCGAACGCCGCCAGCCCAACGTTTAACGATCCGCGAATTTTTGCTGGTCGTCCACGTGTGATCCAGTTGGGTCTGAAATTGATCTTCTAA
- a CDS encoding SOS response-associated peptidase, whose amino-acid sequence MCGRYTLTVEEPAVLDRFGLTATELILTPRYNIAPTQPIPVVLNTSSETLSVAKWGLVPSWAKDVKMAATMINARSETLLEKPSFRTILKSQRCLVVADGFYEWKKNEDGTKTPYRVKLHSGEVFAMAGLWDTWKAPDGTRLRTCTIITTTANEVLAPLHERMAVILPPEAERLWLEQDTPNTLLDLLHPYPSEKMMAYEVSPRVNSIKNDDPSLIEAVISVPKLKQGDLFS is encoded by the coding sequence ATGTGTGGACGATATACCCTGACAGTTGAAGAACCCGCTGTGTTGGATCGGTTTGGATTAACCGCAACCGAGTTAATCTTAACGCCCCGCTACAATATTGCTCCGACGCAGCCAATCCCGGTCGTGTTAAATACTTCATCGGAAACACTTTCGGTGGCTAAATGGGGACTGGTGCCCTCCTGGGCGAAGGATGTCAAAATGGCAGCCACCATGATTAATGCCCGATCTGAAACTTTGCTTGAAAAACCGTCCTTCCGCACCATTCTGAAATCCCAGCGGTGCCTGGTGGTGGCCGACGGCTTTTATGAGTGGAAGAAAAATGAAGACGGAACCAAAACCCCGTATCGGGTCAAACTCCATAGCGGAGAAGTCTTTGCGATGGCTGGCTTGTGGGATACCTGGAAAGCGCCGGATGGAACACGGCTACGAACCTGTACCATCATTACGACGACGGCAAACGAGGTATTGGCGCCGCTCCATGAACGAATGGCCGTCATTTTGCCGCCCGAAGCCGAACGGCTATGGCTGGAGCAGGATACACCCAACACATTGTTGGATTTACTTCACCCCTATCCTTCAGAAAAAATGATGGCTTACGAAGTCTCACCACGGGTGAATTCAATCAAGAATGATGACCCGTCGCTGATTGAAGCTGTGATCTCAGTTCCAAAGTTAAAGCAAGGTGACTTGTTTTCCTAA
- the hpnH gene encoding adenosyl-hopene transferase HpnH: MGISLRQAVTVGAYVLKQRFKGVKRYPLVLMLEPLFRCNLECAGCGKIQYPEEILKKNLSPEECFRAAEECGAPVVTIAGGEPLIHPKIDEIAKGLVERKKFVYLCTNAILLERHMHKFTPSPYFTFSIHLDGMKKRHDELVCREGVFDVAVRAIKAAKAAGFRVTTNTTVFDGESPEEMHEMFDFLADLGIDGMTISPGYSYAWAPDQEHFLRREQTNALFRQVLSPMRTERGKRWQFNQSSFFLDFLMGERDYECTPWGNPNYNVFGWQKPCYLLNEGYAKTFGELLEKTKWEEYGRKSGNPKCQDCMVHCGYEPTAVIDATANLKNMLISAKSLR; the protein is encoded by the coding sequence ATGGGCATTTCACTTCGACAAGCAGTAACCGTTGGTGCGTACGTTTTAAAGCAGCGTTTTAAAGGTGTAAAGCGCTATCCGCTGGTGCTGATGCTTGAACCATTATTCCGGTGTAATCTTGAGTGCGCCGGTTGCGGCAAAATCCAGTATCCGGAAGAAATCCTGAAAAAAAACCTGTCGCCGGAAGAATGTTTTCGGGCTGCTGAAGAATGCGGCGCTCCGGTTGTCACTATTGCGGGTGGCGAACCGCTGATCCATCCCAAAATTGACGAGATTGCCAAAGGGCTGGTTGAGCGGAAAAAGTTTGTTTACCTGTGCACCAATGCCATTTTGCTTGAGCGGCACATGCATAAATTTACACCTTCGCCCTACTTTACCTTCAGCATCCACCTGGATGGCATGAAAAAGCGCCATGATGAACTGGTGTGTCGGGAAGGTGTGTTCGACGTGGCCGTGCGGGCCATTAAAGCCGCCAAAGCCGCAGGCTTCAGAGTCACCACCAATACCACCGTGTTTGACGGTGAAAGCCCCGAGGAAATGCACGAAATGTTTGATTTCCTGGCTGATCTGGGCATTGATGGAATGACGATTTCACCTGGCTACAGCTATGCCTGGGCACCTGACCAGGAACATTTTCTGCGCCGTGAGCAAACCAATGCGTTGTTTCGCCAGGTTTTGTCACCGATGAGAACCGAGCGTGGCAAACGGTGGCAGTTTAACCAGTCCTCGTTTTTCCTCGATTTTCTAATGGGTGAACGTGACTATGAATGCACGCCCTGGGGAAATCCGAACTATAACGTCTTTGGCTGGCAAAAGCCCTGTTATTTACTCAACGAAGGCTATGCCAAAACCTTTGGTGAATTGCTTGAGAAGACCAAATGGGAAGAGTATGGCCGCAAGAGCGGGAACCCCAAATGTCAGGATTGCATGGTTCACTGTGGGTATGAGCCAACGGCGGTGATTGATGCGACCGCGAATCTCAAGAATATGCTGATTTCAGCCAAAAGTTTGCGGTAA
- the hpnJ gene encoding hopanoid biosynthesis associated radical SAM protein HpnJ — MKTLLLNPPSFEGFDGGASSRWPATREIASYWYPVWLAYPAGMIPNSRLLDAPPHGVSVQQTLEIAKDYEFVVLFTSTPGLNNDIKLAEMMKANDPKIKICFVGPPVTSNPEEILRSSSAIDFAARKEFDYTVKEFAEGRSLEEIDGVSYIKDGQIVHRPDRPQLHDLDSLPFASEIYHRDLDITKYNVPFLLHPYIAFYSTRGCPALCTFCLWPQTISGHAWRERSIPNMVEEVKVALKLFPEMKEIFFDDDTFSWKKSRTINISKEFQKIGFTWSCTSRVHSDYDTLKAMKDGGCRLMIVGFESGDDQVLKNIKKGATVEMGRKFMKNCKKLGLAVHGDFILGLPGDTPETIKRTIEFAKELDCETIQVSIAHAYPGTELYDYLKEAGLLTEHAMTDEEGHQLPHIEYPGLTRGELMRNVENFYDTYYFRPKVVARIVGKAIFDKEERNRLFTEARQFLKLRSKRKEFVRAQMNRESGLHKGV; from the coding sequence ATGAAGACGTTGCTCTTAAACCCACCTTCATTCGAAGGATTTGACGGTGGCGCCAGTTCCCGATGGCCGGCGACCCGCGAAATTGCTTCCTACTGGTATCCGGTTTGGTTGGCATACCCGGCGGGAATGATTCCCAATTCACGGCTCCTGGATGCCCCTCCACATGGGGTGAGTGTTCAGCAAACGTTGGAAATTGCGAAAGACTATGAATTTGTCGTCCTTTTTACAAGCACTCCGGGCTTGAACAACGACATTAAACTGGCTGAAATGATGAAAGCCAATGATCCAAAGATCAAAATTTGCTTTGTCGGCCCGCCGGTGACTTCGAATCCAGAAGAAATCCTTCGCTCTTCCAGTGCCATTGATTTTGCTGCCCGCAAGGAATTTGACTACACGGTCAAAGAATTTGCTGAAGGCCGTTCATTAGAGGAAATTGACGGCGTCAGTTATATCAAAGATGGCCAGATTGTGCATCGGCCAGATCGTCCTCAGTTGCATGACCTGGATTCGCTGCCGTTTGCCTCGGAAATCTACCACCGGGATCTGGACATCACGAAATACAACGTGCCGTTTTTGTTACACCCATACATTGCCTTTTATTCAACCCGTGGGTGTCCGGCACTGTGCACCTTCTGCTTGTGGCCGCAAACCATCAGCGGCCATGCCTGGCGCGAACGCAGCATTCCCAATATGGTCGAAGAAGTCAAAGTGGCGCTCAAACTCTTCCCCGAGATGAAGGAAATTTTCTTTGACGACGATACCTTCTCCTGGAAGAAATCGCGGACAATCAATATCTCGAAAGAGTTTCAAAAGATTGGCTTTACCTGGTCCTGCACCTCACGCGTCCATTCCGATTACGACACGCTCAAAGCCATGAAAGATGGCGGATGTCGGTTGATGATCGTTGGGTTTGAATCCGGCGATGATCAGGTGCTCAAGAACATCAAAAAAGGCGCCACGGTCGAAATGGGCCGCAAGTTTATGAAAAACTGCAAAAAACTTGGGCTGGCCGTCCACGGGGATTTCATCCTGGGCTTGCCGGGCGACACGCCGGAAACCATCAAACGCACGATTGAGTTTGCCAAGGAACTTGACTGCGAAACCATTCAGGTCTCGATTGCTCATGCCTATCCGGGAACTGAACTCTATGACTATTTGAAGGAAGCCGGGTTGCTGACCGAACACGCCATGACGGACGAAGAAGGCCATCAATTGCCGCATATTGAATATCCAGGGTTGACCCGTGGTGAACTGATGCGCAATGTCGAAAATTTCTACGACACCTACTATTTCCGACCCAAAGTCGTGGCGCGCATTGTTGGAAAAGCCATCTTCGATAAAGAAGAACGCAACCGCCTCTTTACCGAAGCTCGTCAGTTCCTGAAACTGCGGTCAAAACGCAAAGAGTTTGTTCGTGCCCAGATGAACCGCGAAAGCGGGCTGCATAAAGGGGTGTAA
- the hpnK gene encoding hopanoid biosynthesis-associated protein HpnK, with protein sequence MEFGAQPPASTPPPTPIRLIVNADDFGKSETVNRAIVRAHDEGILTSTSLMVTGEACAQAVESARTRPRLAVGLHLVLICGRGALRPSEIPHLVDPKGNFSNDPFTAGVKYYFSNAARAELRREIWAQFELFAATGLPFAHVDGHLHLHMHPVAFSYLLEAARHFGVKRIRLPREPLFSNLKIRRSHLVQKLLHWSVFHLLSRSALKKMARDRFLISDRVYGLLETGRMTEDFWLALLPQLTDAFNEMYCHPEVAEVGADPENAGGSHELAALLSPRIRALLPKYNIQLELNEPL encoded by the coding sequence ATGGAATTTGGTGCTCAACCTCCCGCTTCAACTCCCCCACCCACCCCAATTCGCCTGATCGTCAATGCTGATGATTTCGGAAAATCCGAAACCGTCAATCGGGCGATTGTTCGTGCTCATGATGAGGGAATTCTGACCAGTACCAGTCTGATGGTGACAGGTGAAGCCTGTGCCCAGGCCGTTGAATCGGCCAGGACTCGCCCCCGCCTTGCCGTTGGGCTGCATCTGGTGTTGATTTGTGGTCGCGGGGCGCTCCGACCATCAGAAATTCCACACCTGGTTGACCCAAAAGGGAATTTTTCGAATGACCCATTCACCGCTGGGGTGAAATATTATTTCTCGAACGCTGCCCGGGCAGAATTACGCCGTGAAATCTGGGCGCAATTTGAGTTATTTGCCGCCACAGGTCTTCCCTTTGCGCACGTTGATGGCCACCTGCATCTGCATATGCACCCAGTCGCCTTTTCGTACCTCCTCGAAGCCGCCCGGCACTTCGGCGTGAAGCGGATCCGTCTTCCACGCGAACCGCTCTTTTCCAATCTCAAAATTCGCCGATCACATCTGGTCCAAAAACTCTTACACTGGAGCGTATTTCATCTTCTGTCACGTTCGGCACTCAAAAAAATGGCGAGGGACCGTTTTTTGATTTCAGATCGGGTGTATGGATTACTGGAGACAGGCCGAATGACCGAGGATTTCTGGCTGGCACTCCTTCCCCAACTCACAGATGCCTTCAACGAAATGTATTGTCATCCCGAAGTTGCGGAAGTGGGCGCGGATCCAGAAAATGCTGGTGGCAGCCACGAACTTGCCGCCTTGCTGAGTCCGCGAATTCGTGCTTTGCTACCGAAATACAACATCCAGCTTGAGTTGAACGAACCCCTTTGA
- a CDS encoding EamA family transporter: protein MRFLPILLISILVNAFGNTLLSRAMKEIHDPILTAFYAGHYGAAILVVLLNPTFWIAVGLLTAFFLLFLTMLSKADLSYVLPLTAINYVITVFLAAWFLGEHVTVTRWIAVTFISMGVLMVSVGESSTVEDTELSVPAEEQA from the coding sequence ATGCGTTTTCTTCCGATCCTGCTGATTTCAATCCTGGTCAACGCCTTTGGAAACACCCTGCTCAGCCGGGCCATGAAAGAAATTCATGATCCGATTCTGACGGCTTTTTATGCCGGGCACTACGGCGCCGCGATACTGGTCGTGCTGCTGAATCCTACTTTCTGGATTGCGGTTGGTCTGCTGACTGCCTTTTTCCTCCTGTTTTTGACGATGCTGTCAAAAGCAGATTTGAGCTATGTCTTACCGCTCACCGCAATCAACTATGTCATCACAGTGTTTCTGGCGGCCTGGTTTCTAGGCGAACACGTCACTGTAACCCGTTGGATCGCAGTCACTTTCATTTCAATGGGAGTTTTGATGGTCTCGGTCGGGGAAAGTTCAACGGTTGAAGATACTGAACTCTCAGTTCCCGCGGAGGAGCAGGCATGA
- a CDS encoding EamA family transporter, whose amino-acid sequence MITLTLIAVVVLAGSVGDIFLSRGMKQVGEINSLHWRFLLQVSQRALTNLSLLGGIGGMAVAFFSWLAVLSFADLSFAEPATAVSYVLNTLGAKFFLNERIDRMRWAGTLLVCIGAALLSLDPGIK is encoded by the coding sequence ATGATTACCTTAACCTTGATTGCCGTGGTGGTTTTGGCTGGATCGGTAGGTGATATTTTTTTGAGCCGAGGGATGAAACAGGTGGGCGAAATCAATTCGCTGCACTGGCGGTTTCTGCTCCAGGTATCCCAACGGGCACTGACCAATCTTTCATTGCTCGGAGGGATTGGCGGTATGGCGGTGGCATTTTTTTCCTGGTTGGCGGTCCTGTCGTTTGCCGATTTGAGCTTTGCCGAACCGGCCACTGCCGTGAGCTATGTGTTAAATACCCTCGGCGCCAAGTTTTTCCTCAATGAACGCATTGACCGTATGCGCTGGGCCGGCACGCTTCTGGTTTGCATTGGCGCGGCATTGCTTTCGCTCGACCCTGGGATCAAATAA
- the tnpA gene encoding IS200/IS605 family transposase, with translation MGQSLTSLLVHVVFSTKHRRNIISPDIEPELFAYISQVSKSHNSPCLAINGTANHVHLLIVLSKNLALSNLVRDLKRNSSRWIKTKGPKFNDFEWQDGYGAFTIGQSGVDTVKRYISRQKIHHHQSAFEVELKELLTRYQIEFDENHLWE, from the coding sequence ATGGGGCAATCACTCACAAGTCTTCTTGTTCATGTTGTTTTTTCCACCAAACACAGACGAAATATCATTTCACCTGACATTGAACCTGAACTCTTTGCCTATATTTCCCAGGTTTCGAAATCACATAATTCCCCATGTTTAGCTATTAACGGCACTGCGAACCATGTCCATTTACTCATTGTACTTTCAAAAAATTTAGCTTTGAGCAATTTAGTTCGGGATCTCAAAAGGAATTCATCCCGATGGATAAAAACAAAAGGCCCGAAATTCAATGATTTTGAATGGCAGGATGGGTATGGAGCATTTACCATTGGCCAATCAGGTGTGGACACTGTAAAAAGGTATATCTCTCGGCAAAAAATTCATCACCATCAATCAGCTTTTGAGGTGGAACTGAAAGAGTTGCTCACCAGGTATCAAATTGAGTTTGACGAAAATCATCTTTGGGAATGA